ATTCTGGCTTTCTTTGGAATTTCAGTCAAGGCTTCTAGACGACATCAGATCAGTCTAGTATAACCAGCCCCTCAAATAACTTGGCCCCCTCAAATAACTTGGCCCGGCTGTCTCTCGCCCTGGAGCCAAGGCAAAAGCGGGGTCtgtggaggaagaaggaagcAAATGCAACTCTCGAGCCTGCAAAAGAACCATTAATGGACCACCCGTGTGATAAAGGGAAGAGTTAAAAAGCAACTAACATCGTGCCATTGATGGAGTTGAGTTTGGGAGCATAAGCTGAACATTTGTCAGTGGTCAATGTCGCCTTTGTCTGTCTATTGACGACTCGCCGCGGCCATTCATCAAGCCTTTCGGAAATAAAGCAAGCCAGGCCCCGATTTCGACGTTGTAGTTTGCCGAGTTTCTGAGCATGGGGAAAGGGAGTGAAGATTGACAATGGCGTCCATCCTATCTACCAGTCGCCATGTCCGTAGCCAGGGCTGAGGATGCTCTTGCTCAGATTTGCCTTTCGCATCAACTACTGCCTGACTTCTCGCATCACTGAAATCTCTCATCACCGTCAAAAAACCTTATCCCACACATTCTCTCCCGTGGTGTCATCGCGGTGCAGGGGCAAAGCGGACTAGGTATGAATCACTTGTCTTTCTTGTGTGTCCTTGTATTATCAGGAATAATTGTTCTGCTTTCAGCCTCGTTTGAACTTGAGGGATAGAAGATTTGTGATTACGGTTGATTGAAGTACTAGGGTGACTCGCATGACGTTCTTGGTATCCAGCTTAGGATCATGAACACTTGTCACAATGTTGACGGAAGAGCTACTCTGACGCCAATGAAAATGCAGATCTACTCTGACATCTCTTTCCCTTTCTCAAAGGTCAAATTCGACTATAGTCCCTGCGGACCACGAGTGAGCTTGAAACCTCCACTGACCAACATTTGGAAGACACCCTCGGGGTCGTAGGTCTTGGCAATCTGCAACAACCGCGCCTTGCTTGCACTTCCGTAGCCCGAGAAAGGGTCCTGAAATTGGCTGGCGTAGTTTGTGTACTTGTAGGCATTGTAAAGTCCTCTCTCCTTGGAAGCGGCGTTGATTTGGTCCTCAATGCGTTTCTGTGCTCGATAGATCgtctcatcgtcctcggccttctcccACATGGCGACAATGTTGACAAAGCCAACCGGTCGAGATTGGCCAGCCAAACCGGTTGGGTTCCCGCCGTTAGTTTTCATGAAGTTCAGCTGGGAGCGGGTAAATAACTGAAGATGTAGCTGCTGGGTTGCTAGGGAAGCAATCGTCTTGGACTCTTCGTTCCAGATATCGAAGACAGTCTGCATCATCTCCCCGTCGAGCTCGAAGGAAGTCGTCCAGAAGGAGTTGCGGTTGACGCCCCCGGGAAAGACCAGCCCGTCAGCGATCTCATCGTGGTATGCGTTACCTGCCGAAATGTTGCTCGGACCGACCTCGTAGAACCCATCAAGAGCCTTTGGATgtgcgtcgtcggcgaacGTGTCCGAATGTGTCATAATCGCAGTGCCAGTGGGTGAGCTGTCGATATTGGCATCCCATAGGAGAACGCCGCCACTTTTGAGGtccgtctcgacgaggcggtcgCCCCAGTTGAAGAAGGCCGCATTGGCAGAGATGTTGGCATTGCTGGAAGATTTCAAGTTGCCGTTCCACATTTTGCCTTGTTCAATACGTTGAACTTGAACTTGGTGACAATTCCAAAGTTACTCCCGCCCCCACGTAACGCCCAGTAGAGGTCGGGGTAAGCTCCGGGAGTCACTGTCACAATCTGGCCATCGGCTAGGACCACCTCGTACTCAAGGACGTTGTCGCAAGTCAGCCCGTGCAGATTGCTCAGCCAAGAGATTCCTCCTACGAATGTGTCAGCTTTTTTACCTATTTCTCCAGAGGGCCGACAGGAAAATTACCGTCCAAGGTGAGACCGCCAACACCGACGCCGAACATCCGGCCACCGGGCACAGTTAGGTTATGCTCTTGCAGGATGGGATACACACTGGACCATCTCGACCCAGGCTCGATAATGGCAGACTTTCTGTCACTGCTGACAGTCGTTCTGTTCAGGTGAGCAAGATCAACGACGAGTCCGTTCTCGATGGTGGAGGCCTCGAAAGAATAATGGTTGCCGCTCTTGACGGCAAACTGGCATTGGCCCTTACGGACGGCCACAACAGCCGTTGACACCTCTTGTGGACTCGAAGGAGAGAAGAAGCATGCGGTAGAGGCTGCTCCTTGGACTGTGGACCAAAAGGATGCCTTTTCCGAGGCATACTCGGTTTGGTTTCTGACAAGGACTTGATTGGGATACGTTTATTGAAGAGCTCGACACTTTTGGACTCATGGTAAGCTGAGTTGCTGCGCGGCGCATAAATTTGTAACCGGATAGACTTACAAGTTCGTCACAGCCCTGAAGAGGGATAGGGTTGGCGGACGAAACAGACGCCAAGCCCGCTAGCAGAGTTGTGAAGGTTAAGATTACTGCCATCGTGAATGAAGCCTGATATTGTTCGGTTGAGAAGAACGTCGACTGATGGGTGACTTTTCAATCTTCGTGAATACCTCCCCCAAGAACCTTCATACTTCTTTCCTATGTCCACCATGACATTGAGGGGTGGTCGGCGGCTGGGTGGTTTGGCGATAGTGTGAACCTTCGTAAATTAACAACGGTGTCCGCGTTCGCGgtcggccgcggcgtccgGACCCCGGACAGGACGCACCGCTAGTTTGGAATGCCGTAATGTCCAATTTTCATGAGGAATAAACAGCAGTTGAAAAACTTAGATCTTATGATTAGAAAGAATTACGAAAATTAAGCAAGAGTCTGTTCCGAGGGCAAAAGAGCATCTGGCCCCAAATAGTGCGTTGTTTTCTAGATCTTCTAGCCTAACCACCCTGCTACCCGCGGAAACCGATCTTTTTCCTGTTGAGCCAGTCCTCCAGGGGTGGTTCTAATAGGTTGTATCGTTAAGCGACTGATACGCTACTCACAATCTCGGTTTTGCTCACCCTGACTACTCGCCTCACCCTGAAAGAGCGGCTTTTTGAACGCAGGGTCCGCGGAAGTTGTAACTGGGAGACTTGCTGCTCGGATGGCACGTCCCATTTGGGGTATGGCGGCTGGCGGTTGGCGCTTACACTAATACGCCAATAACAACGGCCCTCCCCTCAATCATGCACCTACTCTCCCCGCTCAACCAAGTCACCACAAACATCATCCGAGGAGGCAACTGGAGCAGCTATAGCAAGGTGAGCAACGCAACTAAGTGGGGTGACTGCACTCGAACCACACAACTAGCAGCCACTAGGACAACCTCGACTGAAGTCGACTCTCGGCGGGCGCATCCCATCATCGGCCTTTCATGTCCTCGCCGGTGCGGTCGGCTTCGGAGCCATCAGACGAGGAAGAACACTGCGAGCCCTCGCCCGAGTCCAACATCAGAGAGTGCGGATACGAGAAATGGGGCTTCGTCATCTACCGGACAACGTACGACGGGTCCTCGGCCCGCCCCTGGGAGGACTTCAAGGACGGCGTCTTGATCAACGCGCGCAGCTCTATTCTCAAGTCGGACGCCCCAGAAATCTTGGACACCATGGATTTTTTCTTCGTTGAGGACATCGCCCTTGAGGGCGCCTCGGTTGAGGACCTGCAGCGCCGCTTCCGAGCCTGGGTGGAAGGGGAGGACATGGTGCCTTTCGAGATGAGCGATGGCAACGACAAGGTCTACGTACCGCGCGGCGCGAGGCACGAGTTCTTCATCAAGGTTAACGACGTCGGACTGCGTGCTTCCTACGTCAGCCTCGTTCGCGGCTTCCCGGAGGTCCCGACGGAGGAGGGTCGTGAGCACGTCAAGGTCTGGCATCACGCCATCGGAGCCGAGCTCTATGACGAGCTGGGCGACCCAAACGCTGCTTGGACAGGGCGTTTCTACAGGTCCGTCCTACCTACACACCTGGTTGCTCAAGGCTGTTGAGATACCGGTAGAAATTGTAAGAACATTCCGCCTTGCCAGCGACTTGGGTGGTTGACACTGCGAGCAGGTACCGCATTTGTCCTTTCATACCTCTTCTTGTTTCCAGCCAAGAAAAAAGTTGTTCTTGTGGAAGCCTCTCAAAAGTTTGCCGAGATTCTCAAGCTGTTCCCCTCAACTTGAGCAGGACCGCGCTCCACGTTGACAAGACGCGTGCCTAACTTTCCCAAGGAACGTTTTATGCCAATACTGATCACGACAAAGGATCGGAAGATAGCCCATCGCTCCCAGTCGGCAGTAGAGTCGGTCGCGCTGATGGTGGATGAGGGCTCTTATCTCTCTTCCACTGACCTGTCCGAGAAGACCCTTGATGCATGATGGAACACAAAGCCTAAAATGGCATCGTCCTCTATCAGTAACATTCTACCACAGGCAAGGTTTGCCAAAACGGAACTTATCTTTATGCTTTGTTTTCTCAGTAAGCGGCATTTACGCCACCCTGCTACTCCAACTTCTGCGTCTGGAGCCATTCACTTGAGTCCAGCTTCATTTGGGATTTTCTTGAAGCCGGCAAATCAAGAGAACGGCTCGTTAGTATCATACGTCACAGAATTATGAGCCAAGCAAACAGGAAGATCATCTGCAGGAAAAAATGCCCGCAGGCCTTTGTTTGATTCTGTATAGATCCGTTAGATGAGACTGTGAAACTGGCAAAGATGGAATAACTTACAAGAAAACGCAGTTGATGGCCTATAGCCGCTGATTCCACTAAGCTGGTTAATATCGGGATAATTACCAACAGCATGTAGTGTAGCGTACCGAGACAAAAGAGCCGAAAATTCCGCCCGAAGGCACAGAAagcagaagaaaaaacaGGTTCTATTCGATTTATTAACATCTTGGTAGGGTTTGGTATGCAAGGAGTAATGCTGGAACAACTTACAGACGGTGTTGGAggtctcgccctcctcggcggtctccttctcctcctcctcctcctcctcggagGTGAGCAGGGTCTGTAGAGAGTCAGACTCGCCCAACTTGGCTATGATCTCAGAAATCAACTTACTTGGCCCATCTCTGTCTGTGGAAAAGTCAGCGTTCTGTCACGATGCATGGAGTAGAAGAACTCACGAGGAAACGGTTGGTCGCCATCTATAAGTTTCGCATTTGAGGTCAGCAATCCATGTtagaaaaagaaggaaatgagaagaggggggagagaaaaaaTGAAGAACATATAGAGAGTACATATGTCGATGTCAAGACCGAGGACAGTCTTGGTAGCCATCTAGAACATTCAGTGAATCAGTAGTGTTCCTTTATACATAAGAAGTCATAGCTTACGGTGGCCTTTTGGAGGTTCTAAACTCTGATGTTAGCATGTCCGCTCGCTGTAAGATAGGGAAAGTTTCAGACATACCCGCTTCTTGGCGAAGAGGGAGGCGCGGAACTTGGCCTTCTCCTACATCGAGCATGAGCACATTTCTTCGTCAAGATTCAGCCAGCAGAGAACACTAACCTCGAAGAGGTTCTGGAGAGACTGAAGACATCGTAAGCAACTAAGAATCGTGAATAACGAGCAGCAGTACTTACGGAAATCTTCTGCTGGATTTCCTAATAGAAGTAAGTTAGTTACATAGCAGTGGCAAGAAAGGAATAGTATTGAG
This sequence is a window from Colletotrichum higginsianum IMI 349063 chromosome 8, whole genome shotgun sequence. Protein-coding genes within it:
- a CDS encoding 6-hydroxy-d-nicotine oxidase, giving the protein MAVILTFTTLLAGLASVSSANPIPLQGCDELASFWSTVQGAASTACFFSPSSPQEVSTAVVAVRKGQCQFAVKSGNHYSFEASTIENGLVVDLAHLNRTTVSSDRKSAIIEPGSRWSSVYPILQEHNLTVPGGRMFGVGVGGLTLDGGISWLSNLHGLTCDNVLEYEVVLADGQIVTVTPGAYPDLYWALRGGGSNFGIVTKFNNANISANAAFFNWGDRLVETDLKSGGVLLWDANIDSSPTGTAIMTHSDTFADDAHPKALDGFYEVGPSNISAGNAYHDEIADGLVFPGGVNRNSFWTTSFELDGEMMQTVFDIWNEESKTIASLATQQLHLQLFTRSQLNFMKTNGGNPTGLAGQSRPVGFVNIVAMWEKAEDDETIYRAQKRIEDQINAASKERGLYNAYKYTNYASQFQDPFSGYGSASKARLLQIAKTYDPEGVFQMLVSGGFKLTRGPQGL